Proteins encoded within one genomic window of Spirulina major PCC 6313:
- a CDS encoding citrate synthase: protein MTACEYIPGLENVPAAQSAISYVDGKQGILEYRGIPIEALAQKSTFLETAYLLIWGKLPTADELNAFETEIRFHRRIKYRIRDMMKCFPESGHPMDALQTSAAALGLFYSRRALNDPQYIREAVVRLLAKIPTMVAAFQLMRKGNDPIQPNDDLDYSTNFLYMLTERVPDTIAARVFDVCLLLHAEHTINASTFSAMVTASTMTDPYAVVASAVGTLAGPLHGGANEEVIEMLQEIGSVDNVKAYVDDCVTNKKRIMGFGHRVYKVKDPRATILQGLAERLFEQMGHDPFYDIAIELEKEVESRLGQKGIYANVDFYSGLVYRKLGIPTDLFTPIFAIARVAGWLAHWREQLDANRIFRPTQIYKGEHNQPYLMIQDR from the coding sequence ATGACCGCTTGTGAATATATCCCTGGCCTAGAGAACGTGCCAGCGGCCCAATCTGCCATTAGCTACGTCGATGGCAAACAAGGAATCTTAGAATATCGTGGGATTCCGATTGAAGCCCTGGCCCAAAAAAGCACCTTTTTAGAAACGGCCTATCTCTTGATCTGGGGTAAGCTTCCCACGGCGGATGAACTGAATGCCTTTGAAACGGAAATTCGGTTTCATCGTCGGATTAAGTATCGGATTCGAGACATGATGAAATGTTTTCCAGAGTCTGGGCATCCGATGGATGCACTGCAAACCTCCGCAGCAGCCTTGGGACTCTTCTACTCACGGCGGGCCTTGAATGATCCCCAGTACATTCGGGAAGCGGTGGTGCGGTTGTTGGCGAAAATCCCCACGATGGTGGCAGCGTTTCAACTGATGCGCAAAGGGAACGACCCGATCCAGCCCAATGATGATCTGGACTATTCCACCAACTTTCTCTATATGCTGACGGAACGGGTTCCGGATACGATCGCCGCTCGCGTGTTTGATGTCTGTCTCTTGCTCCATGCTGAACATACGATCAACGCTTCGACCTTTTCGGCCATGGTGACGGCTTCAACGATGACCGACCCCTATGCGGTGGTGGCTTCGGCGGTGGGAACCTTGGCAGGGCCGCTCCACGGCGGCGCGAATGAGGAGGTGATCGAGATGCTGCAAGAAATTGGCTCGGTGGACAATGTCAAAGCCTATGTGGATGATTGCGTGACGAACAAGAAGCGGATTATGGGGTTTGGCCACCGGGTTTATAAGGTCAAAGACCCACGGGCAACGATTTTGCAAGGTTTGGCAGAGCGATTGTTTGAACAGATGGGCCATGATCCGTTTTATGATATTGCGATCGAACTGGAAAAAGAGGTGGAGTCGCGCCTCGGCCAGAAGGGGATCTATGCCAATGTGGATTTCTATTCCGGGTTGGTGTATCGCAAGTTAGGGATTCCGACGGATTTGTTTACGCCGATTTTTGCGATCGCACGGGTCGCCGGTTGGTTAGCCCATTGGCGCGAACAATTGGACGCGAACCGGATTTTCCGCCCGACGCAAATCTACAAAGGCGAACATAATCAGCCGTACTTGATGATCCAAGACCGTTAG
- the cysH gene encoding phosphoadenosine phosphosulfate reductase translates to MTVTAPSPNLNLDALNSQFERATAQDIVTWSGQTFGSGAVMSTSFGIQAAVMLHLVTSIIPNIPVIWIDTGYLPPETYRFAEDLQQRLRLNLNVYQSTLSPARMEALHGKLWEQKDLEALNRYDQIRKVEPMQRALQDLNATAWLAGLRSNQTQHRRTLNFVNRQGDLHKILPILTWNAKDIYDYLMRHNLPYHPFFDLGYTTVGDWHSSRPLMDDDTHERDTRFQGMKQECGLHLPQTAGEAESLDSSSL, encoded by the coding sequence ATGACCGTCACCGCCCCCTCTCCCAACCTCAACCTAGACGCGCTGAACTCCCAATTTGAGCGAGCCACAGCCCAAGACATCGTCACCTGGAGTGGACAAACCTTTGGCAGCGGTGCCGTCATGAGCACCAGCTTCGGCATCCAAGCCGCCGTCATGCTCCACCTCGTCACCTCCATCATTCCCAACATTCCCGTCATCTGGATTGACACCGGCTATCTGCCCCCAGAAACCTATCGCTTTGCCGAAGACCTCCAGCAACGCCTCCGTCTCAACCTCAACGTGTACCAATCCACCCTTTCCCCCGCCCGCATGGAAGCCCTCCACGGCAAACTCTGGGAACAAAAAGACCTCGAAGCCCTCAACCGCTACGACCAGATTCGCAAAGTAGAACCCATGCAACGGGCACTCCAAGACCTCAACGCCACCGCTTGGCTCGCCGGCCTTCGCAGCAACCAAACCCAACACCGCCGCACCCTCAACTTTGTCAACCGTCAAGGGGATTTACACAAAATCCTGCCGATTTTGACCTGGAACGCCAAAGACATTTATGACTATTTGATGCGCCACAATTTGCCCTATCATCCATTTTTTGATCTGGGCTATACCACCGTAGGCGATTGGCATTCGAGTCGGCCCTTGATGGATGATGATACCCACGAGCGCGACACCCGCTTTCAGGGCATGAAACAAGAATGCGGCCTCCATTTACCCCAGACCGCCGGTGAAGCCGAAAGCCTTGACTCTAGTAGCTTGTAA
- a CDS encoding NAD(P)-dependent oxidoreductase codes for MKIGLLGTGLMGEPMALRFIAAGHQVTAYNRTASKLEAIATAGGTTTTQAAEVLQAAEVVILMLSDRAAIDAVLWQDEVTKQIAGQTFIQMGTIAPQESRDLAAKIRAAGGDYLEATVLGSIPQVKTGTLLVMVGCDMPQQYMNYTTLFKVLGEKPIHVGKIGAAAALKLALNQLIGSLTTAFALSLTFVQTEGLDVDIFMNILRESALYAPTFDKKLQRMVDEDFANPNFPTKHLLKDMELFQDATPGYQNDLVQGVITVLKTAIASGYQEDDYSALFTAIAPN; via the coding sequence ATGAAGATTGGGCTTTTGGGAACGGGGTTGATGGGTGAACCGATGGCACTGCGATTTATTGCAGCGGGGCATCAGGTGACTGCGTACAATCGTACTGCGAGTAAGCTAGAGGCGATCGCAACCGCAGGCGGCACAACCACCACCCAGGCGGCGGAGGTGTTGCAGGCGGCGGAGGTGGTGATTTTGATGCTGAGCGATCGCGCCGCCATTGATGCAGTCCTGTGGCAAGACGAAGTGACCAAACAGATAGCGGGTCAGACCTTTATTCAAATGGGCACGATCGCCCCCCAAGAAAGCCGGGATTTAGCCGCTAAAATTCGCGCCGCTGGCGGTGATTATTTAGAAGCAACGGTGTTGGGCAGCATTCCCCAAGTGAAAACTGGGACATTGCTCGTGATGGTGGGCTGCGACATGCCCCAGCAATACATGAACTACACGACGCTCTTTAAGGTCTTGGGTGAAAAGCCGATTCATGTGGGCAAAATTGGCGCAGCGGCAGCCTTAAAATTAGCCCTCAATCAATTGATTGGCTCGTTAACTACGGCATTTGCTCTGAGTTTAACGTTTGTCCAAACTGAAGGATTAGATGTCGATATTTTCATGAATATCTTGCGCGAGAGTGCGCTGTATGCCCCTACCTTTGATAAGAAATTACAGCGGATGGTTGACGAGGATTTTGCCAATCCGAATTTTCCGACCAAACATCTTTTAAAAGACATGGAATTATTTCAAGACGCGACCCCTGGGTATCAAAATGATCTTGTGCAGGGGGTCATTACTGTGCTAAAAACTGCGATCGCATCCGGCTACCAAGAGGACGATTATTCAGCCCTGTTCACTGCGATCGCCCCCAATTAA
- a CDS encoding bacteriohemerythrin, giving the protein MPLIWDDSLKIGIPEIDQQHKQLIDQMNLLVEAMKNNKGQDEIQKIINFLDLYVRQHFGFEEQCMHRYKCPIAQTNDQAHQQFIANYEEIKTEFANRGPSFVLVLQINQNLLDWFINHIRKIDTQLKPCMPASTQTFA; this is encoded by the coding sequence ATGCCATTAATCTGGGATGATTCTTTAAAGATTGGTATTCCTGAAATTGATCAGCAGCATAAGCAACTCATCGACCAAATGAACTTGTTGGTTGAAGCGATGAAGAATAATAAAGGTCAAGACGAAATTCAAAAAATCATTAATTTCTTAGATCTCTACGTGAGACAGCATTTTGGTTTTGAGGAACAGTGTATGCACCGCTACAAATGCCCTATAGCTCAGACCAATGATCAAGCTCATCAGCAGTTCATTGCGAACTACGAGGAGATTAAGACAGAATTTGCCAACCGTGGCCCTAGCTTTGTACTGGTGTTGCAAATTAATCAAAATCTTCTTGACTGGTTTATCAACCATATTCGCAAAATTGATACCCAGTTAAAGCCCTGTATGCCAGCATCCACTCAAACCTTTGCTTGA